The sequence GTATTTGTATAACTTAAAAATTATTATGTAAAAATGCAGTAAGGAAGGTGACATATGAAGAATGTGTTAGGACAGGTAGAAAAAAGGTTAAAATCATGCCTCAAGCATAACAAAAAGGTAAAATATTCAAAAGCGCTGGCTTTGACCTTTTTGTTAACTGGGGGATTTTTGAGTGCTGATCAGGCTGAATTACCTGAGGATGCGAATTTCGTGAAGGTAAGCGAAAATCTGAATAAGCGTATCAAAGAGCTGAGGCAGGAAAACAAAAAGAAACTGAAAGACAGCAGACTGGAACTGGAAAGGCTTGAAAAGGAAGGGGATCAGGTAATAAAATCTCCATGGGACAGCTATATATTTTCTTCATTTTTCAGCTTTAAGGACATGGATAAAAAGGATAAGGTCTGGAAATACGGAACAAGAACAGATACAGAACAGGACAGAATGAGGAATGTTCTTGGCGGATAGCAGGGAAATTACATAGGGAAAAGAGGTACTACAGGATGGATAACTGAGTCTCATACAAGTAAACACGGTTACAGCTGGTCGAATTTTTCCCAGAATGCGTGGGATGGGAATACGGCTATTTATGATAATACATATATGTTTTCCATAATGGCTACCGTAACTCCGAAACAGCAGCCGAACATACCGGTACCGAATGTGAATCTCCCGTCACTGGGAGGGATAAGTGCTCCGTCTTATAATCCTATAAGTATTAATGTAAATGAACCTACATTAATAGGGAGTATAAGTATAGACCAGGTAAATATAGGGTTTGTAGGAGTAAATCCGCCGCTTTTGGGAGCTATAGCAAATGTAACATCGCCTAAAAGTGTGACGGTAAGCGGTGTAGATCCTAATATAAATATAAATGTAACAGCACCGGGCGAAGTAAAAATGGATGTA is a genomic window of Sebaldella sp. S0638 containing:
- a CDS encoding autotransporter-associated N-terminal domain-containing protein, whose translation is MKNVLGQVEKRLKSCLKHNKKVKYSKALALTFLLTGGFLSADQAELPEDANFVKVSENLNKRIKELRQENKKKLKDSRLELERLEKEGDQVIKSPWDSYIFSSFFSFKDMDKKDKVWKYGTRTDTEQDRMRNVLGG